From a single Piliocolobus tephrosceles isolate RC106 chromosome 21, ASM277652v3, whole genome shotgun sequence genomic region:
- the PNMA8A gene encoding paraneoplastic antigen-like protein 8A: MSKTMAMNLLEDWCRGMEVDIHRSLLVTGIPEDCGQAEIEETLNGVLSPLGPYRVLNKIFVREENVKAALIEVGEGVNLSTIPREFPGRGGVWRVVCRDPTQDAEFLKNLNEFLDAEGRTWEDVVRLLQLNHPTLSQNQHHPPENWAEALGVLLGAVVQIIFCMDAEIRSREEARAHEAAEFEEMAAWALAAGRKVKKEPGLAAEVGSALKTENPNNWNATEDQHDPPKPLARKAGAKTRSRRKKQKKNPKQEAVPWKKPKGINSNSTANLEDPEAGDAEDMAISEPIKGSRKPCVKQEELALKKPMAKCAWKGPREPPQDAQAEAESPGGASESDQDGGHESPPKKKAMAWVSAKNPMRKKKKVSLGPVSYVLVDSEDGRKKPVMPKKGPGSIREASVQKAPPGQQPAEATASTSRDLKAKPEGSPRRATNESRKV, translated from the exons ATGTCCAAGACCATGGCGATGAACCTTCTGGAGGATTGGTGCAGGGGAATGGAAGTGGACATCCACAGGTCCTTATTGGTCACAGGCATTCCAGAGGACTGTGGCCAAGCAGAAATTGAGGAGACCCTGAATGGGGTCCTTTCCCCACTGGGCCCATACCGCGTGCTCAACAAGATATTTGTGAGGGAAGAGAATGTTAAAGCTGCCCTCATTGAGGTTGGTGAAGGTGTGAATCTGAGCACCATCCCCCGTGAATTCCCAGGAAGGGGTGGTGTCTGGAGAGTGGTCTGTAGAGACCCTACCCAGGatgctgagtttttaaaaaacctgaatGAATTCCTGGATGCCGAGGGGCGCACCTGGGAGGATGTGGTCCGCCTGCTGCAGCTCAACCACCCCACACTGTCCCAGAACCAGCATCATCCGCCAGAGAACTGGGCAGAAGCTTTGGGGGTGCTTCTGGGAGCGGTGGTACAGATCATCTTCTGTATGGATGCCGAGATCCGCAGCCGGGAGGAAGCCAGGGCCCACGAGGCCGCTGAGTTCGAGGAGATGGCAGCCTGGGCTTTAGCAGCAGGGAGGAAGGTCAAGAAAGAACCGGGGCTTGCAGCAGAGGTGGGTTCTGCCTTAAAGACGGAGAACCCCAACAACTGGAATGCCACGGAAGACCAGCATGACCCTCCCAAACCTTTGGCTCGCAAGGCTGGAGCTAAGACTCGCTCCAggagaaagaagcagaagaagaacCCCAAGCAGGAAGCAGTGCCCTGGAAAAAACCCAAAGGCATCAATTCCAACAGCACAGCCAACTTGGAGGATCCTGAGGCGGGTGATGCTGAAGACATGGCAATCTCAGAGCCTATCAAGGGCAGCAGAAAGCCCTGTGTGAAGCAGGAGGAGTTGGCTTTGAAGAAGCCCATGGCGAAATGTGCCTGGAAGGGTCCCAGAGAGCCACCTcaggatgcccaggcagaagccgAGAGCCCAGGAGGCGCCTCTGAGTCAGACCAAGATGGTGGCCATGAAAGCCCACCAAAGAAGAAGGCCATGGCCTGGGTCTCCGCCAAGAACCCcatgaggaagaagaagaaggtgagCCTGGGCCCTGTCTCTTACGTCTTGGTCGACTCAGAAGATGGCAGGAAGAAGCCGGTGATGCCAAAGAAAGGGCCGGGCTCAATAAGGGAGGCATCAGTTCAGAAGGCCCCTCCAGGCCAGCAGCCTGCCGAGGCAACAGCCTCAACTTCTAGGGATCTGAAGGCCAAGCCAGAAGGCTCTCCTCGGCGTGCCACCAATG AATCCAGAAAGGTTTGA